A genome region from Calliopsis andreniformis isolate RMS-2024a chromosome 2, iyCalAndr_principal, whole genome shotgun sequence includes the following:
- the LOC143188345 gene encoding uncharacterized protein LOC143188345: MLKFSICSGAWILMILLFVASVVRAKNYNILNTVDSLCHYHHNHCYHRYCAQLETANYTSVTSSHILQDFTNNTLNDTYLHNISFTGLFESNNNSKVTVKYSDNSQRSRENKLKSVSPYSKNASIPNFFLSTINDYVRDPNNLDIRLILLSNDILSKLPRKRDNLLWKRRTLCSVLDDGTYSAETAFQRDVSSEINERENTGQRKTLSDYDGSIFMNAMEDADSLTTHVRVKRSGSDSNPHSSIAYQQSYLKDLANSFPRNSYESLNENSYDDDLSFDTKREINSEEYFANDEQSIEPGNEKVEFENDRSRISDTDPLAISLSSSSDETSPHDNKELAEKDLESNQFDNQQTMSEEPSKKFVSFTDRRYQDIDSDINLSEDPTLSVELVRKKRDDFEKAQSKGNLEDKDLSSSQDGLSDPVPAKNDHKNELEPDKTVDSCKTEKELIDVEKVKRDLSRHGKLSSLAIANFKADLLRFKRRAKNDRREKSSKAKKKRKHEEKKHDTSSRSRKTVRTKNAIQSTVARERKSDETRGEGKSKVGFARLVSKAANNKNNFRRRSVKVKKSIESTNSENDRSSTRVRSKKVGESIHDNSAPLLAAQTGSDVGGVTVDEKGNAPTLNENHPSLLENERSITEQGRKLRAKREKRMKPRHGFLNEDDELRYYENIHEHEPETAGCDNQDERSQSSGGNEAEGRRAARSIEEVKELAKKLVTKVNELENYLNVDEGKQNDGGEKRIETRAIDDLCSNVTTACAVLKETPKIVQRCAPLKSTNHEHTSTAKIVVERKADTGGNVNKVKRARGKNNVSMQKKRSTGERVVKTPSSTSRTVRGENAKEGLKWGRWTDWSSCSVTCGKGRQIRWRYCLHDCGSAETEMEEKACQLPACPPGKFLGIF; encoded by the exons ATGCTGAAATTTTCGATTTGTTCAGGTGCTTGGATTCTCATGATCCTTCTGTTTGTTGCATCCGTAGTCAGAGCTAAAAACTATAACATTCTCAACACCGTCGATTCCCTCTGTCATTACCATCATAATCATTGTTATCATCGTTATTGTGCACAACTAGAAACTGCTAATTACACTTCTGTAACTTCCTCACATATTCTGCAAGACTTTACAAATAATACCTTAAATGACACGTATCTACATAATATATCATTTACCGGTCTTTTTGAAAGTAACAATAATTCAAAAGTCACAGTTAAATATTCAGACAATTCACAAAGATCGCGTGAGAACAAACTGAAAAGCGTATCACCCTATTCCAAGAATGCATCGATTCCAAACTTTTTTCTAAGTACGATAAACGATTACGTCAGAGACCCTAATAACCTAGACATCAGATTAATCCTGTTGTCTAACGATATTTTATCGAAGCTTCCAAGAAAACGCGATAATCTTTTATGGAAACGAAGAACATTATGCTCGGTACTCGATGATGGAACCTACTCTGCGGAAACAGCATTTCAGAGAGACGTGTCCAGCGAGATTAATGAGAGGGAAAACACGGGACAAAGGAAAACATTATCGGATTACGATGGGTCGATTTTCATGAACGCCATGGAGGACGCAGATTCATTGACGACGCACGTACGAGTGAAAAGAAGCGGATCAGATTCGAATCCACATTCATCGATCGCCTATCAACAATCTTATCTGAAAGATTTAGCCAATTCTTTCCCGCGCAACTCCTACGAATCGCTCAATGAGAATTCTTACGACGATGACTTGTCGTTCGATACAAAACGAGAAATTAATTCGGAGGAATACTTTGCGAACGACGAGCAGTCTATTGAACCAGGCAACGAAAAGGTAGAATTCGAGAATGATCGATCAAGAATATCTGATACCGACCCTCTGGCGATTTCTTTATCCTCCAGTAGCGACGAGACTTCACCACATGACAATAAAGAGCTTGCAGAAAAAGATCTAGAGTCGAATCAATTTGACAATCAACAAACAATGTCAGAAGAACCATCTAAGAAATTTGTTTCATTCACTGATCGACGATACCAGGACATTGATTCAGATATAAATCTTTCAGAGGATCCTACGTTATCGGTAGAGTTGGTTAGAAAAAAACGGGACGATTTTGAAAAGGCACAAAGCAAAGGAAATTTAGAAGATAAAGACTTGTCCAGTTCTCAAGATGGGCTCAGTGATCCAGTTCCAGCAAAGAATGATCACAAAAATGAATTAGAGCCCGACAAGACAGTCGATTCATGTAAGACAGAAAAAGAATTGATTGATGTGGAAAAAGTAAAAAGGGATCTGAGTCGCCATGGAAAATTGTCAAGCTTGGCCATCGCCAATTTTAAGGCGGACTTGCTGCGCTTCAAGAGGCGGGCGAAGAATGATCGACGCGAGAAAAGCTCGAAGGCGAAGAAGAAACGGAAACACGAGGAAAAGAAGCACGACACTTCCTCGCGATCGCGAAAAACCGTTCGCACGAAGAATGCGATTCAATCGACGGTGGCTCGCGAGCGAAAGAGCGACGAGACGAGAGGCGAGGGTAAATCAAAAGTAGGATTTGCTAGGCTAGTGTCTAAAGCTGC aaataataaaaacaatttcCGCCGTAGATCCGTAAAAGTGAAGAAATCGATCGAAAGTACCAACTCTGAGAACGATCGTTCGTCGACACGCGTGCGTTCAAAAAAGGTTGGCGAGAGTATCCACGACAACTCTGCACCCTTGTTGGCTGCGCAGACAGGAAGTGACGTCGGTGGCGTTACGGTGGACGAAAAAGGGAACGCCCCTACGCTTAATGAGAACCACCCGTCCCTCTTGGAGAACGAAAGGTCGATAACGGAGCAGGGGAGGAAGCTACGCGCGAAGAGGGAGAAGCGCATGAAGCCGCGTCACGGTTTTCTGAACGAGGACGACGAGTTGAGATATTACGAGAACATCCACGAACACGAGCCAGAAACGGCTGGATGCGACAACCAAGATGAACGTTCGCAAAGTTCGGGGGGTAACGAAGCGGAAGGTCGTCGAGCGGCGAGGTCCATCGAGGAAGTGAAGGAACTCGCCAAGAAGCTAGTTACCAAA GTGAACGAGCTCGAGAATTACCTGAACGTCGATGAAGGTAAACAAAATGACGGAGGGGAGAAGAGGATAGAGACCCGCGCGATCGATGATTTATGTTCGAACGTTACCACCGCTTGTGCCGTTTTAAAGGAAACGCCGAAGATCGTTCAGAGATGCGCCCCATTGAAAAGCACGAATCATGAGCATACGTCCACGGCGAAAATCGTAGTCGAGAGGAAAGCGGATACAGGTGGAAACGTGAATAAAGTGAAACGCGCGAGGGGGAAGAACAATGTGTCGATGCAGAAGAAACGATCGACGGGCGAGCGCGTCGTCAAGACACCGTCGAGTACGTCGAGAACAGTGCGCGGGGAAAACGCAAAGGAGGGCCTTAAATGGGGCAGGTGGACGGACTGGAGCAGCTGTAGCGTCACCTGCGGCAAAGGACGGCAGATCAGGTGGCGGTATTGCTTGCACGATTGTGGCAGCGCGGAGACCGAGATGGAGGAGAAGGCTTGCCAATTGCCCGCTTGCCCGCCTGGAAAATTCCTTGGGATATTTTAA
- the LOC143187857 gene encoding selenoprotein F: MRYSTMDFMTLLHLCSFIFVANIVTAEFSADDCKSLGFNKANLLCSTCEEFNKRGLTEIWDNCKQCCLKDDDYDASGSKRYPRAILEVCTCKFGAYPQIQAFIKSDRPSKYKNLQIKYVRGLDPIIKLLDADNKVEDILDIHKWDTDSVDEFLATHLSMD; the protein is encoded by the exons ATGCGATATAGTACAATGGATTTTAtgacactgttgcatttatgttcatTTATTTTCGTG GCAAATATTGTAACAGCAGAATTTTCAGCTGACGATTGTAAAAGTTTGGGTTTTAATAAAGCTAATTTGCTTTGTTCCACGTGTGAAGAATTTAATAAACGCGGTTTAACAGAAATATG ggacaactgcaaacagtgttgttTAAAAGATGATGATTATGATGCATCAGGTTCAAAACGTTATCCACGTGCCATTCTTGAAGTTTGCACATGCAAGTTTGGTGCATATCCACAAATTCAAG CTTTTATAAAAAGTGATCGACCAAGTAAATACAAGAACTTACAAATAAAATATGTTAGAGGTTTAGATCCAATAATTAAGCTGTTAGATGCAGATAATAAAGTTGAAGATATTTTAGACATACATAAATGGGATACAGATTCTGTTGATGAATTTCTAGCAACTCATCTTTCAATGGATTAA
- the Pep gene encoding protein on ecdysone puffs: MSFNRGIKRDSFGNRNFNNRGGGGAGGGGGGGGRVGNMGGGGGGMGGNMGGGMGGGGGGGGGSGGMNPWEGGMMPGRGILPTPNNNLSLASPQAQLAIASNLLTNLLRSQQEAQPQQVPSLLSLGNNFSGPGPNFPNQQNFSSGRFNDRPVRHPMKNQRPQPYKMGNRARDGPAGRRGPSAQQSRAPQSGSQRMNGNQNQHRNDKSSKPIPASKQNQTAKKEQQDIKTSDNEKAEAPVAKSEENEESQDKKHDWKDENKESEDVEVKVEEGEKSQEDAEQKSEEKSSTEDTAKEGNTSSTEKDSKISGKKSEARHAESRYAEVPMSHMFCHICNKHMWDGYSFENHLRGRAHQLMMEKLDESYKLKVDLMRHELRVAEEQRELSLTNSKRRGKKVSVDLNVREYCTMCDLNFYGTLSTHRKSEKHQQLKTFLHPRCFPCLKEFPSRIEYDEHCLTPAHMKNAVQCEEQRKNKKKEKLAKGEAEVRTVEDEEKDVGPDNKNEKEEDTTGEQEYITDISENLSEKKFKIPSYKHCRQNQISIGKSMIKEVQGFYCEKCRRFMLLADDMNAHLRSITHYRNFVQEVKSLTSNTEQNAEQKPTEKSETNENAAENDKDYEGNWKRRKVAHSENEDNGETKEAQENSNESGNAQKKADGDEKYDPLEADAESEEEENHGAENTSEQISQSTPNAQDKKTPVDKMWADIDNDNDAEIGNLIDDGDEKEHTDHEKSVQKLDQPKEQQQTPERKFVARRGRGIGGRTPRLPRARR; this comes from the exons ATGTCTTTCAACCGAGGAATAAAGCGAGATTCCTTTGGGAATCGTAATTTCAACAATCGAGGAGGAGGTGGTGCAGGAGGTGGTGGCGGTGGTGGAGGAAGAGTTGGTAACATGGGTGGAGGTGGAGGTGGAATGGGTGGCAACATGGGTGGTGGAATGGGAGGTGGAGGTGGAGGAGGTGGTGGAAGCGGTGGTATGAATCCATGGGAAGGAGGAATGATGCCTGGCAGAGGAATTTTGCCAACTCCGAATAATAATTTATCTTTGGCATCCCCCCAAGCTCAATTAGCAATAGCTAGTAATCTTCTTACGAATCTGTTGCGTAGTCAACAAGAAGCACAGCCACAG CAGGTACCATCACTTCTCAGCCTTGGCAATAATTTTTCTGGCCCTGGACCTAATTTTCCAAATCAGCAGAACTTTTCCTCTGGGCGTTTTAATGATCGTCCCGTAAGGCATCCCATGAAGAATCAACGACCTCAACCATATAAG ATGGGCAATCGCGCCCGTGATGGCCCTGCTGGGCGACGTGGTCCATCTGCACAACAATCTCGTGCACCCCAGTCTGGCAGTCAGCGTATGAATGGAAACCAAAATCAACATCGCAACGATAAATCTTCTAAACCAATTCCTGCCTCTAAACAAAATCAGACTGCCAAAAAGGAACAGCAGGACATTAAGACCTCTGATAATGAAAAAGCAGAAGCACCTGTTGCAAAAAG TGAAGAAAATGAAGAGTCTCAGGACAAGAAACACGATTGGAAAGATGAGAACAAGGAATCAGAAGACGTTGAAGTTAAAGTTGAGGAAGGTGAAAAATCACAAGAGGATGCTGAACAAAAATCTGAAGAGAAATCTTCAACAGAGGATACAGCTAAGGAAGGAAATACATCCAGCACAGAAAAAGATTCAAAGATATCCGGCAAAAAATCAGAAGCTAGACATGCTGAAAGTCGTTATGCAGAAGTACCGATGAGCCACATGTTTTGTCATATTTGTAATAAGCATATGTGGGATGGATAC TCCTTTGAAAATCATTTGCGTGGTCGAGCACATCAACTGATGATGGAAAAGTTAGACGAATCGTACAAATTAAAAGTAGATCTGATGAGGCACGAGTTAAGAGTAGCAGAAGAACAACGTGAACTTAGTTTGACCAATTCGAAACGTCGTGGAAAGAAA GTTTCTGTGGATCTCAATGTGAGAGAATATTGTACAATGTGCGACTTAAACTTCTATGGTACTTTATCGACGCATAGAAAGAGTGAAAAACATCAACAACTGAAAACATTTTTACATCCAAGGTGTTTCCCTTGTTTGAAAGAATTCCCATCCCGTATTGAATATGACGAACATTGCTTGACACCCGCACATATGAAGAATGCTGTACAATGTGAAGAACAAcgcaaaaataaaaagaaag AAAAGCTTGCGAAAGGAGAAGCTGAAGTCCGCACTGTTGAAGACGAAGAAAAGGACGTTGGACCTGACAATAAAAACGAAAAGGAAGAAGATACTACAGGAGAACAGGAATACATTACAGATATTAGTGAAAATTTAAGTGAGAAGAAATTCAAAATACCATCTTATAAACATTGCAGACAGAATCAAATTTCTATTG gAAAATCCATGATAAAAGAAGTTCAGGGATTCTACTGTGAAAAGTGTAGAAGGTTTATGTTATTAGCTGATGATATGAACGCTCATTTACGTAGTATTACTCACTATCGTAATTTCGTACAAGAAGTTAAGTCTTTAACCTCGAATACGGAACAAAATGCTGAGCAAAAACCTACAGAAAAGTCAGAG ACAAATGAAAATGCCGCGGAAAATGATAAAGATTATGAGGGAAATTGGAAACGTCGCAAAGTTGCTCATTCTGAAAATGAAGATAATGGAGAAACGAAAGAAGCGCAAGAAAATAGCAACGAGAGCGGAAACGCACAGAAAAAAGCTGATGGGGATGAGAAGTATGATCCACTTGAAGCTGACGCAGAATCTGAGGAAGAAGAAAATCATGGAGCTGAAAACACTAGTGAGCAGATCTCGCAGAGTACTCCAAATGCTCAAGATAAGAAGACACCAGTCGATAAAATGTGGGCTGATATTGATAATGACAATGATGCAGAGATAGGTAACTTGATCGACGACGGGGACGAGAAAGAACACACTGACCATGAAAAGTCTGTGCAAAAATTAGATCAACCTAAGGAACAACAACAAACTCCAGAACGAAAATTTGTAGCACGTCGAGGTAGAGGTATTGGCGGGCGAACTCCTCGATTACCAAGAGCTCGACGATAA
- the Csul gene encoding protein arginine N-methyltransferase 5, with product MTNQRPVSCGLDFCAVPDLNNCLFTANSSKYEFMCVPLVHPLFKREFISGAAKHRTGPFTRSDLVLCSSDWNNLIIGKISPHIKVDSKNLIVQKNSEQSLIQELSLASHLGLVGVTFKLMNGIESNSNLARIICDQVTSSCTLQVWIQIPMENPVKQAYSYREQECNSVESPWEWWNAFRIICDYHRKLCVALVVSHDLPDPEEIDRWLGEPVKCLILPTTLFITNKKGYPVLSKAHQSLIKRFSALEVQFILTGANRYQNISYYHNYLEYLWKGCQADGLYERFARGYEDYLQCPLQPLMNNLESQTYEVFEKDPIKYTLYQTAIYEAILTIQSKAEDNKKRIVVMVVGAGRGPLVHASLNAAGMANAQIKVYAVEKNPNAVLTLQALERDMWEDKVTVVSSDMREWNAPEKADILVSELLGSFGDNELSPECLDGVQQFLKDDGISIPTSYTSYIAPVQSSKLYNELRQCRDKDKHFLTHFETPYVVHLQNKYDIANPQPLFTFKHPNKDGYDNSRYATKTFEVQQNCVLHGFSGYFDSVLYKNTTLSIEPSTHTPEMFSWFPIFFPIKEPVQLKAGDQLVVHFWRQCNSKSVWYEWCLSKPTPRPVHNPNGRSYTIGL from the exons ATGACAAATCAGAGACCAGTATCCTGTGGTCTTGACTTTTGCGCTGTGCCGGATTTAAATAACTGCCTTTTCACAGCAAATTCGTCGAA GTATGAATTTATGTGTGTACCACTTGTTCACCCATTATTTAAAAGGGAATTTATTTCTGGTGCTGCAAAACACCGTACTGGTCCGTTTACCAGATCAGACCTAGTTTTGTGCAGTTCTG attGGAATAATTTAATTATTGGTAAAATATCACCGCATATTAAGGTTGATTCAAAGAATCTTATTGTACAAAAAAATAGtgaacaatctttaatccaggaATTAAGTTTAGCAAGCCATTTAGGTCTTGTAGGAGTCACTTTTAAGTTGATGAACGGGATAGAAAGTAATTCTAATCTTGCTAGAATTATCTGTGATCAAGTAACGAGCTCATGCACTTTGCAG GTTTGGATACAAATACCTATGGAAAACCCAGTTAAACAAGCTTATTCTTACAGAGAACAAGAATGTAATTCAGTAGAAAGTCCATGGGAATGGTGGAATGCCTTTAGAATAATATGTGATTATCATAGGAAGTTATGTGTTGCATTAGTTGTGAGTCATGATCTTCCAGATCCAGAAGAG ATTGACAGGTGGTTAGGAGAACCAGTTAAATGCTTAATTTTACCAACTACATTGTTTATTACAAATAAGAAGGGGTACCCTGTATTAAGCAAAGCTCATCAGTCTTTAATAAAAAGATTTTCTGCATTAGAAGTACAATTTATACTCACAGGAGCAAATCGGTATCAAAATATTAGTTACTATCATAATTACTTGGAGTATCTGTGGAAG GGATGTCAAGCAGATGGACTATATGAAAGATTTGCCCGTGGCTATGAGGACTATCTACAATGTCCTTTACAACCACTCATGAACAATCTTGAATCTCAAACATATGAAGTATTTGAAAAAGATCCTATTAAATACACACTATATCAAACAGCCATTTATGAGGCAATTCTTACAATACAATCTAAAGCAGAAGACAACAAAAAGAGAat AGTAGTAATGGTAGTGGGTGCTGGTAGAGGACCACTTGTTCATGCATCTTTGAATGCAGCAGGAATGGCAAACGCACAAATCAAAGTGTATGCTGTAGAAAAAAATCCTAATGCTGTATTAAC CTTACAGGCACTTGAAAGAGATATGTGGGAAGACAAGGTAACAGTCGTATCTAGTGATATGAGAGAATGGAATGCTCCTGAAAAAGCAGATATTTTGGTATCTGAATTGCTTGGTTCTTTTGGTGACAATGAACTCTCTCCTGAGTGTTTGGATGGGGTTCAACAATTTTTAAAGG ATGACGGCATTAGTATACCAACCTCGTACACATCATATATTGCCCCTGTACAGTCTTCAAAACTGTACAATGAACTGAGGCAATGTAGGGACAAAGACAAACATTTCTTAACTCATTTCGAAACTCCATATGTGGTTCACCTTCAAAATAAGTACGATATAGCTAATCCTCAGCCACTGTTCACATTTAAACATCCAAATAAAG ACGGTTACGATAATTCAAGATATGCGACAAAAACATTTGAAGTGCAACAGAACTGTGTTTTACACGGTTTTTCTGGATATTTTGATTCAGTTTTGTATAAAAATACTACGCTGAGTATAGAACCTAGTACGCATACTCCTGAAATGTTTAGCTGGTTTCCTATCTTCTTCCCAATTAAG GAACCAGTCCAGTTGAAAGCAGGAGATCAACTAGTCGTTCACTTTTGGCGTCAATGTAATTCTAAGAGCGTTTGGTACGAGTGGTGTCTCAGCAAACCTACTCCAAGACCTGTTCATAATCCTAACGGTCGTTCTTATACTATAGGTTTATAA
- the Ppl gene encoding glycine cleavage system H protein, mitochondrial, whose product MAKLVAQMVKYTARTFKCASRESLLTFPISKVSLNVSRSIVTTQCLKAERLYTEKHEWLVVDGNIGMVGISNYAQQALGDVVYAQLPDVGSVIEKEAECGALESVKAASELYSPVSGKVIEKNDAVEKTPGLVNTSCYEKGWLFKVELSNLDEVKNLMDEKAYEEYLKSDPH is encoded by the exons atggcAAAACTAGTTGCACAAATGGTAAAATATACTGCCAGAACATTTAAGTGTGCTtcgagagaaagtttactcacctTTCCAATTTCAAAAGTATCATTGAATGTTTCGCGTTCTATCGTCACAACTCAATGTCTTAAAGCCG aaagaCTGTACACAGAAAAGCACGAATGGTTAGTAGTTGATGGCAACATAGGCATGGTTGGAATATCGAATTATGCACAGCAAGCATTGGGTGATGTTGTTTATGCTCAGCTTCCAGATGTTGGTTCTGTAATAGAAAAAGAAG CTGAATGTGGGGCATTGGAATCGGTGAAGGCTGCATCTGAATTATATAGTCCTGTCAGTGGCAAGGTGATAGAAAAAAATGATGCAGTTGAAAAAACACCTGGCTTAGTTAATACTTCCTGTTATGAAAAAGGATGGTTATTCAAAGTAGAATTAAGTAATTTGGATGAAGTCAAAAATCTAATGGATGAAAAAGCATACGAGGAATATTTAAAATCTGATCCACATTAA